One genomic region from Spirosoma sp. KCTC 42546 encodes:
- a CDS encoding 2-C-methyl-D-erythritol 4-phosphate cytidylyltransferase, which translates to MTHQPVNNPFFAIIVAGGSGSRMKSDIPKQFLLLKGKPILQHTIERFLTVVPASQLILVLPSGDWSIWNTLCEDHNFHPPIQTVNGGATRFQSVRNGLQAIGASDGLVAVHDGVRPFISPEIILTSFETAARTGSAVTCVPVKDSIRVVGTDGVSQAVDRSQYRLVQTPQTFQLTAFRHAFKTEEQAFFTDCASVMEYAGFPITLIEGSYENIKITTPEDLRPGLL; encoded by the coding sequence ATGACCCACCAACCAGTGAACAACCCGTTTTTTGCTATTATTGTAGCCGGGGGAAGTGGTAGCCGGATGAAATCCGACATTCCAAAACAGTTTCTGTTACTAAAAGGCAAGCCGATTCTCCAGCATACGATTGAGCGTTTTCTGACTGTAGTACCTGCTTCCCAGCTTATTCTGGTTCTTCCTTCAGGCGACTGGTCTATCTGGAACACCCTTTGTGAAGACCATAATTTTCACCCACCCATCCAGACCGTCAATGGGGGAGCCACTCGCTTCCAATCGGTTCGCAATGGGCTACAGGCAATTGGAGCGAGTGATGGCTTAGTAGCAGTCCATGATGGTGTCCGGCCTTTTATTTCGCCAGAAATCATCCTGACTAGTTTCGAAACGGCTGCCCGTACCGGATCGGCAGTAACCTGCGTACCGGTGAAAGATTCAATACGCGTCGTTGGGACCGATGGAGTCAGTCAGGCTGTTGATCGGAGTCAGTATCGTCTGGTTCAAACCCCTCAAACGTTTCAACTAACTGCATTCCGGCATGCCTTTAAAACCGAGGAGCAGGCATTCTTCACCGATTGCGCCAGCGTTATGGAATATGCTGGTTTTCCGATAACACTCATTGAGGGATCATACGAAAATATAAAAATTACAACGCCTGAGGATCTTCGACCGGGATTGTTATGA
- the queA gene encoding tRNA preQ1(34) S-adenosylmethionine ribosyltransferase-isomerase QueA — protein sequence MKLSEFKFDLPESLIAKYPVERGESRLMVVDRKAKTIEHKQFSDMLSYFSDGDVMVINNTKVFPARLYGNKEKTGAKIEVFLLRELNREMKLWDVLVDPARKIRVGNKLYFGDSDLVAEVIDNTTSRGRTIRFLFDGNHEEFMKAVDELGETPIPRAMNREAEDADRDDYQTVFAQHVGAVAAPTAGLHFTRAMMKRMEIKGIHFAPITLHVGLGTFRQVDVEDLTKHKTDSENYKISEESSKIVNTALDAGKRVCAIGTTSLKAIESSVSANSRLKPVEGWTDRFIFPPYDFKIANSLLTSLHLPESILIMMTSAFGGHELIKEAYQVAIKEKYRFFSYGDAMLII from the coding sequence ATGAAGTTATCCGAGTTTAAATTTGATTTACCCGAAAGTCTAATTGCGAAATACCCAGTTGAGCGGGGCGAATCACGGCTAATGGTCGTTGACCGAAAAGCCAAGACTATTGAACACAAGCAATTTTCGGATATGCTGAGTTACTTCAGTGATGGCGATGTGATGGTGATCAATAACACCAAAGTTTTTCCAGCACGGCTTTATGGCAATAAGGAAAAAACAGGTGCCAAAATTGAAGTATTCCTCCTGCGCGAACTCAATCGCGAAATGAAACTCTGGGACGTTCTAGTCGACCCAGCCCGTAAGATTCGTGTTGGCAATAAACTATATTTCGGTGATAGTGACCTGGTTGCGGAAGTAATTGATAATACGACGTCGCGTGGTCGGACTATCCGCTTTTTGTTTGATGGCAATCATGAGGAATTCATGAAAGCAGTAGACGAACTGGGTGAAACCCCAATTCCCCGCGCCATGAACCGGGAAGCCGAAGACGCCGACCGTGATGACTATCAAACGGTTTTTGCCCAACATGTTGGGGCAGTAGCCGCTCCTACCGCCGGATTGCACTTTACCCGTGCCATGATGAAACGGATGGAAATTAAAGGTATCCACTTCGCCCCTATTACGCTGCACGTTGGTTTGGGCACCTTCCGTCAGGTGGATGTTGAAGATCTAACCAAACACAAAACTGATTCTGAAAACTATAAAATTTCCGAAGAGTCATCTAAAATCGTTAACACGGCTTTAGATGCTGGCAAGCGTGTGTGCGCAATCGGAACTACATCACTCAAAGCGATTGAGTCGTCGGTCTCTGCAAACAGCCGTTTGAAGCCCGTTGAAGGCTGGACAGATCGGTTTATTTTCCCGCCTTACGACTTCAAAATTGCGAACTCATTGCTGACAAGCCTGCACTTGCCGGAGTCTATCCTGATCATGATGACCAGCGCCTTTGGGGGGCATGAACTCATCAAGGAAGCCTATCAGGTTGCCATTAAAGAAAAATATCGCTTCTTCAGCTACGGCGATGCGATGTTGATTATTTAA
- a CDS encoding gluconolaconase produces the protein MITCHQSIHKLLILTLLVSACNTTDPEFTIPVLPQRIEFSANRQYPEGIAYSPTLDLFLISSITQGKIGTVDQMGRYADLITDDKQLISSIGMKVRGSLLYVCNGDQGVSDKSTEHTALKTAGLFIYDLSTKQNVRRVNLAALLPNENHFANDIAFDAAGSAYVTDSYAPVVYKIPADTAQSVTIINSPLFAGVEGINLNGIVYHPDNYLIVVKSNEGKLFKIDLANTNTITEITGVNLPGGDGMLVYNNDLYVVNGRNQVSQIRSSDGWKTASLVKVDTVGYEDATTNVLVNDKVYTLNARIGEVSAAATAKDPSQLQASGYSIQQFK, from the coding sequence ATGATTACTTGCCATCAATCTATCCATAAACTCCTCATACTGACGCTACTTGTTTCTGCCTGTAACACCACCGATCCTGAATTTACGATTCCTGTCCTGCCCCAACGGATTGAGTTTTCGGCTAACCGCCAATATCCGGAGGGAATTGCCTATTCGCCTACGCTCGATCTGTTTCTGATCAGTTCAATAACCCAGGGGAAAATAGGAACTGTGGATCAAATGGGCCGGTATGCCGATTTGATTACTGATGACAAACAACTTATCAGTAGTATTGGGATGAAGGTACGCGGCTCGCTGTTATACGTTTGTAATGGGGATCAGGGTGTTTCGGATAAGAGTACGGAACACACAGCCCTGAAAACAGCCGGATTATTTATCTATGACCTGAGTACGAAACAGAATGTACGTCGAGTCAATCTGGCTGCTCTGCTGCCCAATGAAAATCACTTTGCTAATGACATTGCTTTTGATGCAGCAGGCAGTGCGTATGTGACAGACTCATATGCACCTGTAGTTTATAAAATTCCTGCGGATACAGCGCAATCGGTCACGATTATCAACTCTCCACTGTTTGCAGGTGTAGAAGGGATTAACCTGAATGGAATCGTGTATCACCCCGATAATTACCTGATTGTTGTGAAATCGAACGAAGGAAAGCTGTTTAAAATAGACCTCGCTAACACAAATACGATTACAGAAATAACGGGAGTGAATCTGCCCGGCGGAGATGGTATGTTAGTTTATAACAACGATTTATACGTTGTGAATGGACGAAACCAGGTATCGCAGATTCGAAGTTCAGATGGATGGAAAACGGCTTCGCTAGTTAAAGTCGATACGGTTGGGTATGAGGATGCTACTACGAATGTATTGGTAAACGACAAGGTTTATACATTAAACGCCCGCATTGGTGAGGTCAGCGCAGCCGCAACCGCTAAAGATCCCTCCCAACTTCAGGCAAGTGGTTATAGTATTCAGCAGTTTAAATAG
- a CDS encoding DUF1080 domain-containing protein produces MKTRLTLLAATLLLGFCFSFTLRPSADGWVSIFDGKTFTGWKVTEDSPSTFTIQDGAIVVAGPRAHLFYEGPVGNHNFKNFEFKAQVKTMPGSNSGMFIHTAYQNTGWPSKGYEIQVNQTHTDWRKTGSVYGVQDVKEVFVKDEEWYTEHIIVQGKKVMIKINDKLINDYTEPDSISNGKSPKKLSMGTVALQGHDPKSKIYYKDIMIKVLPD; encoded by the coding sequence ATGAAAACTCGTCTGACATTGTTAGCAGCCACACTGCTGCTCGGTTTTTGCTTTAGTTTCACCCTTCGCCCATCTGCCGACGGCTGGGTCAGTATTTTTGACGGCAAAACATTTACTGGCTGGAAAGTCACTGAAGATAGTCCAAGCACGTTTACCATTCAGGATGGCGCTATCGTTGTAGCCGGGCCACGTGCTCACTTGTTTTACGAAGGCCCCGTAGGCAATCATAATTTCAAGAATTTTGAGTTTAAAGCGCAGGTAAAGACCATGCCCGGCTCCAATTCAGGCATGTTTATTCACACGGCCTACCAGAACACTGGCTGGCCTTCCAAAGGATACGAAATTCAGGTAAATCAAACGCATACTGACTGGCGTAAAACCGGTAGCGTTTATGGAGTGCAGGATGTAAAGGAGGTATTTGTAAAGGACGAAGAATGGTATACCGAACACATCATTGTACAGGGCAAAAAAGTGATGATCAAAATCAATGATAAGCTCATCAACGATTACACTGAACCTGATAGCATTAGTAACGGTAAATCACCAAAAAAACTAAGCATGGGCACCGTTGCCTTACAAGGCCACGATCCAAAAAGCAAAATTTATTACAAAGACATTATGATCAAGGTGTTGCCGGATTGA
- a CDS encoding ATP-binding protein gives MLTEQSTDVGFVELLDALPDSVVWMRALRNEANEVVNFQIDYANQKAQDLTQSMYQVCVGTLVLGDNDHIKAFTEKSFQVMCRVLETGQPHEFDFFNPQLNGWFLMSRSKLGDGVLCVTREISSLKIAEQAHRRQTNLLNSVLDSSLNGIMSFASVRDDAEEIIDFTFLSANKAACRMVAKPVEEIIGQRLLLIFPGNVESGLFARYIETAETGEPTRTETYYSHDGLDFWLDISAEKLGDGFVVTFTDITVQKLAAKVVEQAATELQTIIDTSQTGIFLFSPVYNDDGELIDFRFRVANRQLAAYVGQQPKAVIGALGSTWFPEFKTNGLFDRYRQTYETGEQVRFDFHYNGDGVDVWLDIMATKMGNDVLVTFADYTPLKRLQQQLENTVTDLQRSNKNLEQFAYVASHDLQEPLRKIQAFGDIIQSQYASVIDDSGADMIRRMQSAAARMQVLIKDVLAYSRVATIQETLSSVNLGQIVNDVLTDLETPIFDKQALITVDKLPTVQGDAAQLRQLFQNLLSNALKFSKISTTSSVPTITITNRRVHGRIMSKMAIPAIDADRLFHLITVTDNGIGFDPNQAERIFQVFQRLHNRSEYQGTGIGLAIVQKVVENHQGYVHAEGRPGQGATFSILLPVSSQA, from the coding sequence ATGCTAACTGAACAGTCCACCGATGTCGGATTTGTTGAGCTTCTTGATGCCCTGCCCGATTCGGTAGTCTGGATGCGGGCGTTGCGTAATGAAGCCAATGAAGTTGTAAATTTCCAAATAGACTACGCCAATCAGAAAGCACAAGACCTGACACAAAGTATGTATCAGGTCTGTGTGGGTACGTTGGTGCTGGGCGATAATGACCATATTAAAGCCTTTACGGAGAAGAGTTTTCAGGTCATGTGTCGGGTGCTGGAAACAGGGCAGCCACATGAGTTTGACTTTTTTAACCCACAACTGAACGGCTGGTTTCTGATGAGCCGCTCTAAACTGGGTGATGGTGTCCTTTGCGTTACCCGGGAAATTTCGTCGCTGAAAATTGCCGAACAGGCGCATCGACGGCAAACGAACTTGCTTAATAGCGTACTGGATAGCTCTCTCAACGGAATTATGTCGTTTGCATCGGTACGGGATGATGCTGAGGAAATCATTGATTTTACCTTTCTGTCAGCCAATAAGGCTGCCTGCCGTATGGTCGCTAAACCGGTCGAGGAGATCATTGGGCAGCGGCTCTTATTGATTTTTCCGGGTAATGTCGAATCCGGCCTGTTTGCGAGGTATATTGAAACGGCCGAAACCGGTGAGCCAACACGTACTGAAACCTATTATAGCCACGATGGGCTGGATTTCTGGCTTGATATTTCAGCGGAAAAGCTTGGGGATGGTTTTGTCGTTACATTCACCGACATAACTGTACAAAAGCTCGCGGCTAAGGTTGTAGAGCAGGCGGCTACTGAGTTGCAAACGATTATTGATACATCGCAAACGGGTATTTTTCTGTTCAGCCCGGTTTATAATGACGATGGTGAACTGATAGATTTCCGGTTTCGGGTAGCTAATCGGCAACTGGCTGCTTACGTAGGCCAGCAACCCAAGGCTGTAATTGGTGCATTAGGGAGTACCTGGTTTCCTGAATTCAAAACAAACGGTTTGTTTGATCGATATCGTCAAACCTATGAAACGGGTGAACAAGTACGGTTTGACTTTCACTATAACGGAGATGGCGTTGATGTTTGGCTCGACATTATGGCCACCAAAATGGGTAATGATGTTCTGGTAACCTTTGCCGATTATACACCCCTGAAACGGCTTCAGCAACAATTAGAAAATACGGTTACAGATTTACAGCGTTCGAACAAAAACCTGGAGCAGTTTGCCTACGTGGCCAGTCACGATCTACAGGAGCCGTTGCGAAAAATTCAGGCCTTTGGCGATATTATTCAATCGCAATACGCTTCTGTCATTGATGATAGTGGTGCTGACATGATTCGTCGGATGCAGTCGGCAGCAGCCCGCATGCAGGTGTTAATAAAGGATGTGCTGGCTTATTCTCGTGTTGCTACTATACAGGAAACGCTAAGTTCCGTGAATCTTGGTCAAATTGTCAACGATGTGTTAACCGACCTTGAAACACCTATTTTCGACAAACAAGCCCTAATTACGGTTGATAAGCTGCCAACCGTGCAGGGAGATGCTGCTCAACTGCGACAGCTCTTTCAGAATCTCCTCAGTAATGCACTGAAATTTTCGAAGATAAGCACAACGTCTTCTGTCCCAACGATCACAATTACAAACCGGCGCGTGCATGGACGAATAATGAGCAAAATGGCTATTCCGGCTATCGATGCTGACCGGCTATTCCATCTGATCACCGTAACCGATAATGGAATTGGTTTCGACCCAAATCAGGCCGAGCGGATTTTTCAGGTGTTTCAGCGTCTACACAATCGAAGCGAATACCAGGGTACCGGAATTGGCCTGGCTATTGTTCAGAAAGTTGTTGAAAACCACCAGGGATATGTACATGCCGAAGGCAGACCGGGCCAGGGAGCTACCTTCTCTATACTCTTGCCAGTATCCTCGCAGGCCTGA